Proteins co-encoded in one Populus trichocarpa isolate Nisqually-1 chromosome 10, P.trichocarpa_v4.1, whole genome shotgun sequence genomic window:
- the LOC7458623 gene encoding deaminated glutathione amidase, chloroplastic/cytosolic, whose translation MPFCLHNYRFFVKLNSNRTLPCPIRHARFTSLTVQSRATISSEPAMASNSVRVAAAQMTSINDLAANFATCSRLVKEAVAEGAKLVCFPESFSFIADKDGESVNIAEPLDGPIMQQYCSLARESGIWLSLGGFQERGSDDEHLRNTHVIIDDCGSIRSSYSKIHLFDVDVPGGRVYKESSFTEPGKDIVSVDSPVGRLGLSVCYDLRFPELYQQLRFQHEAQILLVPSAFTKITGQAHWEILLRARAIETQCYVIAAAQAGEHNDKRESYGDTLIIDPWGTVVGRLPDRISTGIAVADIDFSLIDSVRAKIPIAKQRKPLDFWKATSL comes from the exons ATGCCATTTTGTCTTCACAACTACCGCTTTTTCGTCAAGCTAAACAGCAACAGAACTCTTCCCTGTCCGATACGCCACGCGCGCTTCACCTCACTGACCGTTCAATCACGTGCCACCATTTCCAGCGAGCCAGCCATGGCATCCAACTCGGTCCGAGTGGCTGCAGCTCAGATGACGTCAATCAACGACCTGGCTGCCAATTTCGCAACCTGCTCTCGCCTCGTCAAA GAAGCAGTGGCTGAAGGGGCAAAATtggtttgtttcccggaaagtttttctttcattgcGGACAAGGATGGGGAAAGCGTTAACATTGCGGAGCCTTTGGATGGACCGATTATGCAACAGTATTGTTCATTGGCCAG GGAGTCCGGCATTTGGTTGTCCCTTGGAGGATTCCAAGAGAGAGGATCTGACGACGAACACTTGCGCAACACGCATGTTATCATTGATGACTGTGGGAGTATAAGAAGCAGTTATAGTAAAATACACTT GTTTGATGTGGATGTTCCTGGTGGACGGGTATACAAGGAAAGCAGCTTTACAGAACCTG GGAAGGATATAGTTTCAGTCGACAGTCCTGTTGGACGCCTGGGTTTATCAGTTTGCTATGATCTGAGGTTCCCAGAGTTATACCAGCAGCTCAGGTTCCAGCACGAAGCCCAg ATTTTATTAGTACCTTCTGCTTTTACAAAAATAACTGGTCAGGCGCATTGGGAGATTTTGCTTCGTGCTCGTGCAATTGAGACTCAATGCTAT GTAATAGCTGCTGCACAAGCTGGAGAGCATAATGATAAAAGAGAAAGCTATGGTGACACGTTAATAATTGATCCTTGGGGAACTGTTGTTGGTCGATTGCCTG ACCGCATTTCAACAGGGATTGCTGTGGCTGATATTGATTTCTCATTGATTGATTCAGTACGAGCAAAAATACCAATCGCTAAG CAAAGAAAGCCCCTCGACTTCTGGAAAGCTACATCTTTATGA